The proteins below are encoded in one region of Bifidobacterium dentium JCM 1195 = DSM 20436:
- the hisI gene encoding phosphoribosyl-AMP cyclohydrolase, translated as MTNEAYDNSVNLDPRIAARLKRDEKGLVAAVIQQFDTKEVLMVGYMDDEAVRRTLTTGRVTFWSRSRQEYWRKGDTSGHAQYVKSFALDCDGDAILVEVDQVGAACHTGKRSCFEEGGRLPVVVGYRTKEQEEQR; from the coding sequence ATGACCAACGAAGCATACGATAACAGCGTCAATCTCGACCCCCGCATCGCAGCACGTCTTAAGCGTGACGAGAAAGGGCTGGTTGCGGCGGTAATTCAACAGTTCGACACCAAGGAAGTGTTGATGGTCGGCTACATGGACGATGAAGCCGTCCGCCGCACCCTAACTACTGGCCGAGTGACGTTCTGGTCCCGATCCAGGCAGGAATACTGGCGTAAAGGCGATACTTCCGGTCATGCGCAGTACGTCAAGTCATTCGCCTTGGACTGCGACGGAGACGCCATCCTGGTCGAAGTCGACCAGGTCGGAGCCGCCTGCCATACCGGCAAGCGTTCCTGCTTCGAAGAAGGTGGCCGATTGCCGGTGGTCGTAGGCTACCGAACCAAGGAACAGGAGGAACAGCGATGA